The Musa acuminata AAA Group cultivar baxijiao chromosome BXJ1-3, Cavendish_Baxijiao_AAA, whole genome shotgun sequence genome window below encodes:
- the LOC135618928 gene encoding protein LATERAL ROOT PRIMORDIUM 1-like — protein MGMMVLASAASFHQQCHHESLLSSSAAAEQHPVIPLLAAASCVVEDDNPTARARPGGIHLWQPVLPQLPHPHAPNPNPNPNPNASLANYLRKAVPTTDPSGILLGGGAAAAGVGESTCQDCGNQAKKDCSHRRCRTCCKSRGFECSTHVKSTWVPASRRRERHVTAASSFASTSASKKPRLVASQPATASHTSTPNTTPPRSFDTTSSHQDAGAIENLPGHVRAPAVFKCVRVTSIDDGEDEYAYHAVVKIGGRVFKGFLYDQGLDDGSHADDANDAIPNISELHLGNRHGGLSSSPMLPSNVFGDGGGFIGGTNYGNQTN, from the exons ATGGGGATGATGGTGCTGGCCTCCGCCGCCTCCTTCCACCAGCAGTGCCACCATGAGTCCCTGCTGTCCTCCTCTGCCGCGGCGGAGCAGCACCCTGTCATTCCCCTCCTCGCCGCTGCGTCGTGCGTCGTTGAGGACGACAACCCCACCGCCCGGGCCAGGCCCGGTGGCATCCACCTCTGGCAACCGGTCCTGCCCCAGCTGCCACACCCCCAcgcccctaaccctaaccctaaccctaaccctaatgccAGCCTCGCCAATTACCTCAGGAAGGCTGTGCCGACGACCGATCCCAGTGGAATTCTCCTCGGtggcggcgctgccgccgcgggCGTGGGAGAATCGACGTGCCAGGACTGCGGGAACCAGGCCAAGAAGGATTGCAGCCACCGGCGGTGCCGTACGTGCTGCAAGAGCCGCGGATTTGAGTGCTCGACCCACGTCAAGAGCACCTGGGTTCCCGCTTCCCGTCGCCGCGAGCGCCACGTCACCGCCGCAAGCTCCTTTGCCTCCACCTCCGCCTCCAAAAAGCCCCGCCTCGTGGCCTCGCAGCCCGCGACCGCCTCCCACACCTCCACCCCGAACACCACCCCGCCTCGTAGCTTCGACACCACCTCCAGTCACCAAG ACGCGGGCGCCATCGAGAACCTCCCGGGCCACGTACGAGCGCCGGCGGTGTTCAAATGCGTGCGCGTAACCTCCATCGACGACGGAGAAGACGAGTACGCCTACCACGCCGTGGTCAAGATCGGTGGACGCGTCTTCAAGGGCTTCCTCTACGACCAAGGTCTCGACGACGGCAGCCACGCTGACGATGCCAACGACGCCATTCCGAACATCTCGGAGCTGCACCTCGGCAACCGACACGGTGGCTTGTCGTCGTCGCCGATGCTACCGTCCAATGTCTTCGGAGACGGCGGTGGATTCATCGGAGGAACCAACTACGGAAACCAAACAAACTGA